In the genome of Thermoanaerobaculia bacterium, the window AGCGCGAGCGCCGCCGCGGCCGGGGCGATGCGCCGCCGGAGAAGGCCGGCGGCGGCGACCGCGGCGCGCGCGGTCTCGACGCTCACGACCGGAAGGAGAATCGCCAGGTAGCGGGAATCGCGGGGCATCGTGAGCCAGACGATCCCCCAGGCGATGCACGCCCCCGCCGCGATACGCGCCCGGCGATCGCGGACCGCGAGCCAGGCGAGCAGGGGCGAGGCGGCGAGGAACCAGGGAGAAAAGGGCGGCTGGGCATTGAGCCGGCCGCGCGCGAAGAGGGTGTCCCACGGAACCCGGACGAGGTCCCGCAGACCGGCGGCGACCCCCGCATGGGAAAGCCCCACGGGATCCCAGGCCGAGTGTCCGAAGACGCCCGGAAGGAACGGGAAGACGGGATTGCCGGTCGCCCGGAAGATCCGGAGATACCACGGCCCGAGAACGGCGACGGAAACCGCCGCGCAGACCGCCGCCGCGCGAAGCCTCGTGCCGCGCGCCGACAACGCCGCCGCCGCGAGCCCGATTCCCGCGACCCACGGCAGGCCCAGGTACTTCACCGCGGCCGCCGTTCCCGCGAGCGCGCCGGCGAGCGCAATTCTCCCCGCCCCCGGAGATTCCCCCCGGTCGAGCGCGATCCAGGCGCCGAAGCAGAACAGGGCGAGCGGCGCTTCCACGTAACCGGTGGAGGCGAGATGGATCACGATCGGCGAGGAGAGGAAGATCGCCGCGCCGAGCCATCCGGCGGTCTCCCCGTCGCGGCGCGCGGATGCGAAGACGAGGAAGGTCGTCGCGATCGTGGCGAGGAGCGCCAGCAAGTGCGTCGCGACGTCGCCGCCGAAAAGATACAGCGGGACCTCGAGAGCCTCGGCCGCGTTGGGAAACACGGGCACGCGAAGGGAGGCGACGAACGGCATTCGCCCCGACGCGGCGAACGCGGCGACGGTGGGCAGGTGGTACAGCGTCTCGTCGAAGGCGGTCGGCGGATAGAGAGCCAGGACGAACGCCCCGGCGATCGCCGCGGCGACCGCTGTCGCCGCGAGGGGCCGCCGCGGCGGGCGCACCCGGAAATCCTTCCCGCGCACGACCGCCGCCACGACGCCGGCGGCGGCCGCGCCCAGGAGCTCCGCGAGCCGCAGCCTCCCCGCCGCGGCGAGGGCGAAAAAGAGGGTCGCGTAGAGCGCGAGCCCGGCAGCGATGCGCAGGCCGACGCGCTCGGCCGCCGACCGGAAGAGCGTCGCGGGCAGGACCGTCCCGGCACCGTAAGCGGCGAGAGCCGAGACGAGGAGGATCGCGAGCAGGCGGGCGATCATCGTTCCCGCTTCGCCGGCCGGCGCTACGCGGCCGAGTCGCGGCGCCCGGGCTCGGCGCCGCCGCGGACCCGCCGGCGGCCGAGCAGCCGTTCGAAGACCTCCTCGACGGCGGCCGCCGACCGGTCGGCCCGATACTCACCGGCTCGCGCGCGTCCCCGGGCTCCCATCGACCGGCGCGCCGGACCGTCGTCGAGGAGTCCGGCAATCGCGCGCGCGAGCGCGGCGGCGTCCGGCTCCGTCCGCACTCCTTCGATTCCGTGGCGAACGACCTCCTCGACGGCACTGTGCTCCGACCGGACGTAGACGACCGGGACGCCCGCCGCGAGCGCTTCCAGCGGAAAGATCCCGAATCCTTCCCGGGAGGACGGCTGCGCGGCGACGGCGGATTTTCCGATTTCGCGCCACAGCTCGGCGCGGTCCGGCGAGGGCGCGCGGAACTCGACCCGGGCGGTGATCCCGAGGCCGCACGCGCGCCGAAGCAGCGACTCGCGCTCCGGCCCCTCCCCGTACACGACGAGACGAGCGACCGGAATCGCCGCGACGGCGTCGAGCAGCAGGTCGACCCGCTTGTGCGCGAGCAGGCGCCCCGCGTAGATGACCCGTCCGGGCTCCTCCTCGACGCCGGCGACCGCCGCGGCGATGTCGTCGACGTCCGTGCCGCAGGAAACGACCGGAACGTCACGGCGAAGGCGGCGCGCGAGGCGACCCGCGGTGAGCGCGCTCGATGCGACGACGTCGCCGATCTGCGCCGACACCCGCTCGACCGCGCGGTAGAACGGCGCCCGGAACCCCGCGTAAGAGTTCCAGTAGCTTCCCCAGTACTCGTACCAGCTCACCAGCAACGGCTTTCCGGCGGACGCGCAGCGGGCCGCGAGCGGAAAGAGATGAACGAACGGGACGTTCGAGGTCTCGACGGCGTCGTAGTCGCCGAGCGGGATCCGCCAGGCCGCGCGTGCCAACCCGATCGCGGGACGCGCCGCCCGGGAGCCCGCCGCCGAATAGAGCGGGCGGTTGCCGCCGAGCGAGAGCACCCGAACGCCCGCCGCCGAGGGCCCGTCGCTTCGCCCGAATCCGGCGAGCGTGACCGCGTGGCCGCGCCGGCCGAGCGCCGCCGCGAGATCGGCGTTGCGCCGCTCGATTCCTCCGACGAATTCGGGATAGAGGCTGTCACTGAACAGCAGGATCCGCATCGGCGCGATGCCTTACTGTATCAGCGCTCCGCGATGTCGCCCCGAGGGTCGGGCGCGCGCGGTGATAGCCTCCCGCCGTGTTTCGCGCGGAAATCCGGAAGATCGGGATCGCGGCGGTCTGGCTCGCGGCCGCCGCCCGCGCGATGCCGGCCGGGCCGGGCGGGCCGCCTCCGGGAGGAGCGCGGGGAACGATCGACTACCGCGGCGCCCGACGGGTTCTCCGCTATGCCGCGGCCGTCCGCGGTCCCGACGCGGTCGACGAGAAGAAGAGGATCCGGCGTCTCGTGCTCTCCCCCGCCGATCTCGGTCCGGCGATCGCGCGCTGCGAGACGATGGCATGCGTGGACGCGGCGGTGACCGAGGGGCTGGAGGTCGATTTCGACGCCGGGCCCCGGCTGAACTACTGGATCGCGCTCGACGGGCAGAAGACGCAGTATTCCGGGACGACGGTTCCCGCCGCGTTCGTCGCGGCGGCCGACGACGCCCGACGCCTCGCCGGACGCCTTTCGATCGACGACACCCGGACGGGCGGCCCGGCGATCGAGGCCGAGTTCGAC includes:
- a CDS encoding glycosyltransferase family 4 protein, with protein sequence MRILLFSDSLYPEFVGGIERRNADLAAALGRRGHAVTLAGFGRSDGPSAAGVRVLSLGGNRPLYSAAGSRAARPAIGLARAAWRIPLGDYDAVETSNVPFVHLFPLAARCASAGKPLLVSWYEYWGSYWNSYAGFRAPFYRAVERVSAQIGDVVASSALTAGRLARRLRRDVPVVSCGTDVDDIAAAVAGVEEEPGRVIYAGRLLAHKRVDLLLDAVAAIPVARLVVYGEGPERESLLRRACGLGITARVEFRAPSPDRAELWREIGKSAVAAQPSSREGFGIFPLEALAAGVPVVYVRSEHSAVEEVVRHGIEGVRTEPDAAALARAIAGLLDDGPARRSMGARGRARAGEYRADRSAAAVEEVFERLLGRRRVRGGAEPGRRDSAA